Proteins encoded in a region of the Zunongwangia endophytica genome:
- a CDS encoding glycoside hydrolase family 97 protein, translating into MKNIIAVITICFSVLGLQAQELKSPDGNLKMEFSLKENGTPAYQLFYKGEEVIKTSKLGLELKDDSASLMSGFEISDSKTSNFDDTWTPVWGEQAEIRNHYNELAVTINQPSEDRKMIIRFRMFNDGLGFRYEFPQQDNLVYFVIKEEHTQFAMTGDHTAYWIPGDYDSQEYDYTISKLSEISNKFDEALTDNASQEQFAKTGVQTSLMMKTDSGIYINLHEAALKEYSLMNLNLDEKNLVFESWLTPDAIGNKGYLQAPANSPWRTIMVSDDATDILASNITLNLNEPNKIEDTSWIKPMKYIGVWWEMITGKSTWNYTDEFPSVKLDETDFENAKPNGKHGATTEHVKEYIDFAAENGFDGVLVEGWNVGWEDWFGHSKDYVFDFVTPYPDFDVEGIHKYAESKGVQMIMHHETSSSIRNYERHLDTAYQFMNKYDYPAVKSGYVGDIVPRGEHHYGQWAINHFLYAVKKAADYNIMVNAHEAVRPTGLRRTWPNLIGNESARGTEFQAFGGSKPNHVTVLPFTRLIGGPMDYTPGIFEMDISKINPDNNSHVNSTLANQLALYVTMYSPLQMAADLPENYKRFPDAFQFIKDVALDWDESKYIEAEPGEYITVARRAKGTQDWFVGNVNGNESRKSKIKLDFLEDGKKYEATIYADAKDAHYKTNPQAYKITTKTVTSKSTLKLTSAPGGGYAISIFEKK; encoded by the coding sequence ATGAAAAATATTATAGCAGTAATTACAATTTGTTTTTCTGTTTTAGGATTGCAGGCTCAGGAGTTAAAATCTCCTGACGGTAACCTTAAGATGGAATTCAGTTTAAAAGAAAACGGAACTCCGGCGTATCAATTATTTTACAAGGGAGAAGAAGTTATTAAAACCAGTAAACTTGGTTTAGAACTTAAGGACGATTCAGCATCTTTAATGAGCGGATTTGAAATTTCTGACTCAAAAACATCGAATTTTGATGATACCTGGACGCCGGTTTGGGGAGAACAGGCTGAAATTAGAAATCATTACAACGAGTTGGCAGTAACAATAAATCAGCCTTCAGAAGATCGAAAAATGATAATTCGATTTAGAATGTTTAATGATGGTTTAGGCTTTCGTTACGAGTTTCCGCAGCAAGATAATCTCGTTTATTTCGTAATCAAAGAAGAACATACTCAGTTTGCGATGACGGGAGATCATACTGCCTATTGGATTCCTGGAGATTACGATTCTCAGGAGTATGATTATACCATATCTAAACTTTCTGAAATTAGCAATAAATTCGATGAAGCTTTGACTGATAATGCTTCTCAAGAACAATTTGCAAAAACAGGGGTACAGACTTCATTAATGATGAAGACTGATAGCGGAATTTATATCAACCTTCATGAAGCTGCTTTAAAGGAATATTCTTTAATGAATCTGAATTTAGATGAAAAGAATCTTGTTTTTGAATCCTGGCTAACGCCAGATGCGATAGGAAATAAAGGGTATTTACAAGCGCCAGCCAATTCTCCTTGGAGAACAATTATGGTTAGTGATGATGCGACAGATATTTTAGCGTCTAACATCACACTAAATCTTAACGAACCTAATAAAATTGAGGACACTTCCTGGATCAAACCAATGAAATATATTGGTGTTTGGTGGGAAATGATCACCGGAAAAAGTACCTGGAATTACACCGATGAATTTCCGTCTGTAAAATTAGACGAAACCGATTTTGAAAATGCTAAGCCTAACGGAAAACATGGTGCTACAACCGAGCATGTAAAAGAATATATAGATTTTGCTGCTGAAAATGGTTTTGATGGCGTATTAGTTGAAGGCTGGAACGTTGGCTGGGAAGACTGGTTTGGACATTCTAAAGATTATGTTTTCGATTTTGTAACACCTTATCCAGATTTTGATGTGGAAGGAATACATAAATATGCTGAATCTAAAGGCGTACAAATGATTATGCACCATGAAACTTCATCTTCAATTCGTAATTACGAACGTCATTTAGATACGGCGTATCAGTTTATGAATAAGTATGATTATCCTGCGGTGAAAAGTGGATACGTTGGGGATATTGTGCCACGAGGTGAGCATCACTATGGACAATGGGCGATAAATCATTTTTTATATGCGGTTAAAAAAGCAGCCGATTATAATATTATGGTAAATGCGCACGAAGCAGTTAGACCTACAGGATTGCGTAGAACATGGCCCAATTTAATTGGAAACGAATCTGCACGAGGAACCGAGTTTCAGGCGTTTGGTGGTTCTAAGCCAAATCACGTGACCGTTCTTCCATTTACCCGTTTAATTGGTGGACCAATGGATTATACACCGGGGATTTTTGAGATGGATATTAGCAAGATCAATCCAGATAACAATTCGCATGTAAACTCAACCTTGGCCAATCAGTTGGCACTTTATGTAACGATGTATAGTCCGCTGCAAATGGCAGCAGATCTTCCTGAAAACTACAAGCGTTTTCCAGATGCTTTTCAGTTTATAAAGGATGTAGCTTTAGATTGGGACGAAAGTAAATATATAGAAGCAGAACCTGGAGAATATATTACTGTAGCGAGAAGAGCTAAGGGAACCCAAGATTGGTTTGTTGGAAATGTGAATGGAAATGAATCCAGAAAATCAAAAATTAAGCTTGATTTCTTAGAAGATGGTAAAAAGTATGAAGCGACGATTTATGCTGATGCTAAAGATGCACATTACAAAACCAATCCACAGGCTTATAAGATCACCACGAAAACCGTAACTAGCAAGTCAACTTTAAAACTTACTTCAGCGCCTGGTGGCGGTTATGCGATAAGCATTTTTGAGAAAAAATAA